DNA sequence from the Phycisphaerae bacterium genome:
GCGGGGCCGAGGCCTTCAAGCCGCCGGATTTGGCCGCGATGATGGTGCCATAACGGGCACTTACGTGGTCGTGGCACGGCGGCGGGCTGAGCCAGCTCTACCTCTACGGCATCACGAATTCGTGCTCGGGGTGGCGGATCGTCAAGACCGGGCAGGGGGACTTGCGGACGATTTTTTCCGCGACGGAGCCGAGCAGGACGTGGCTGAGGCCGCCGCGGCCATGTGTTCCGAGGACGATGAGATCGATTTCCTTGTCGCGGGCGTAGCGGATGATCTCCAGGAACGGCCGGCCAACGATCATCGTCGAGGATAGAGGTGTCGTGACGCCGGAGAGGTTTTTCTTGACGAACTTGTCCAGTTCCGCCTTGGCATCCCTGGCGATGTCGGCGGGCGACGGGCCGATCGGCATGGCGTTGGGGGCCGTAGCCATCCAGTATTGATAGGCCTCGTCCACGACGTGCAAGACGTGTAGCTCGGCCTTGTACGCCTCCGCAAAGGAGCGCGCGTAGGTCAGGGCGTGGAGGGAGAGTTCGGAGAAGTCCGTGGGAAACAGGATTCGGCGGAGCTGAATCATGGCACACCTCGCAGTTGTGAGCGGGCCGTACGAACCGAGCCTCCGCATCTTACCCTACGCGGTTCGATGATCGGCGTAAACCGGCTATACTGAGCTGTTATCCCCTTTGGGGGGTTTCCAACGGCTCGCAGCCGGGACCACAAGGATTCTATGCAACTTACGGTCGTGCAACCCAGTTCAGCGCCACGCGAGCGGAGATTGCCCTCCTGGCTGAAGCGGCCGCTGCCGACGGGCGATGTGCTGTTGCAAACGCGGCGGATCGTGGCGGACAGCGGCGTGGCGACGGTGTGCGAGGAGGCGCGGTGCCCGAATTTGAGCGAATGCTGGTCGCACCGACATGCCACGTTCATGATTCTGGGCGATAAATGTACGCGACGGTGCCACTTTTGCGCGGTCGCGACGGCGCGGCCCGACCCACCGAGCGCGACGGAGCCCAAGCGACTGGCCGATGCCGTCGCGAAGCTGGACCTTCGACACGTGGTCATTACGGCGGTCGCGCGGGACGATCTGGCGGACGAAGGGGCGGGGCATTTTGCGGAGTGCGTGCGGGAGATTCGCGGCGCCGTCCCGGACTGTGCGATCGAAGTACTGCCGGCGGATTTTCACGCGCGGGATGAGCTGCTGGCGACGCTTTGCGAAGCGGGTCCGGACATTTACAACCACAATCAGGAGACGGTGGAACGGCTGTCGCCTTCCATCCGACCGCAGGCGAAATACCGCCGGACCCTGGACGTGCTGCGCAAGGTTAAATCGATGCGGCCGGAGATTTTCACCAAGAGCGGGTTGATGGTCGGACTGGGGGAGACGCGGGTGGAGTTGTCGCGGACGATGCGCGACCTGCGCGAGGCGGACGTGGACATTCTGACCGTCGGGCAGTACTTGCGACCGTCGGAGGACCATGCGCCCGTGGCGCGTTTCTATCCGCCGGAGGAGTTCGACGAGATTGCGGAGGAGGCGCGCGCGTTGGGGTTCCGGTCGGTGGCGTCGGGACCGTTTGTGCGTTCGAGCTACAACGCGGCGGACGTGTATCAGGCGATCGGCCTGAGGCGGGGGGGCGAGCATGGCGGATAAGGCGCTGGTTCGGCTGCGCGGCAAATACATCGTCTTCGACGGCATCGATGGCGCCGGCAAGGGGGCGCAGCTCGCGCGACTCACCCAGCAACTTGCCGATGCCGGCATCGAGACGATATTGGCGCGCGATCCCGGCGGAACGCCGATCGGCGATCGGATTCGGCACGTGCTATTAGATTTCGACCTGTCGGCGATGGATGTTCGCTGCGAGGCGTTCTTGTTCATGGCGTCGCGGGCGCAACTGGTCACGCAAGTGATCGGGCCGGCGCTGTCGGCGGGGAAGACGTGCCTGGGCGATCGATTTGTGTCGGCGACGTGTGCCTATCAGGGCGCGGCGGGGTTTGACCCGCGGAGAGTAGTAGAACTGGCGAAGTTTGCCATCGGGGACCAGTGGCCGCACTTGACGATCGTGCTGGATGTCCCGCTGGCGGCGGGGTTGGAGCGGACCAAGCGGCCCGTCAACAACAAGAAAAGCGAGGCGACCGGCGATCGGCACCCAACGCTCTTTCACGACGTGCATCCGGACGCGATGGAGTCCCGGCCGATGGATTTTCACCAGCGAGTGCGGGAGTTGTTTTTGGAGCTGCCGAAATATTATCCCGCGCCGGTGGCCATTGTGGACGGCGTGGGCTCGGTCGATGAGGTTCAGGCCCGCGTAATGGAAGCCATCGCGCATGCCGCTCTCTGACGTACTGCACCAGGAGTCTGCCCAGAAGCGCCTGCAACGGGCGCTGGCGTCCGGGCGTGTCCCGCACGCGTACCTGTTCAGCGGCCCGCCCGGGGTGGGCAAGGAGATGCTCGCCTCGCGGTTCGCGGCGCGGCTGCTTTGCGCATCGCCGGTAGAGATTGCTTCGCTAGATGGCGGGGCGGAATCGTGGACGGACGCGTGCGGCGCTTGTACGGACTGCACGTTACTTGCCGCCGGCAATCATCCGGACTTTCATCGCATCTACCGGCGGCTCAATCGGTTTCATCCCGATACCAAAGTCCAAAAGCGTAAGGCGCTTGATCTGAGTGTCGATGTGGTCCGGCATTTCGTCATCAACGAGATCGCCAAACGACCGTCGCGCGGGCGGGCAAAGGTGTTCGTCGTGGTGGAGGCGGAGCGAATGAGCGCTCAGGCACAGAATGCCCTGCTCAAGACGCTGGAAGAACCGCCCGGTCCCGGATATCTCATCCTTCTGGCGGCCTCTCCTGACGCCCTCCTGCCGACAACTCGGTCACGTTGCCAGCACATTTCGTTCCGGGGATTGCCACTCGACTTCGTGGTGGCGCAGGTTCTTGAGCGACATGGCGCGAGCCCGGAAGCGGCGCGATTTCTGGCGGAACTGTGTCAGGGAAGCCTGGGGCCGGCGGGTCGCTACGTTGAAGCCAAGGTGTTCGAGCGGGTCCCACCGGTCCTCGAGGCGATCGGCTCGGCCGCACGTGATCCCCTGGGCTGCGGCAAGGCGCTGGCGGAGTTGGCGAAGGGGTTGAGCGAGGACCTCGAAGAGCGCACCGTCGTGGAGACGGTGGAGGAGGATGTCGAAGAGGAGGACGAGGAAGAAGTGATGGTGGACGCGGACGCCAACGTCGCGCGGCAGGCGCGACTTCTGGTCATCGCGATGACGGCGACGATACTCCGCGACATTCAGCGCGTCGCGGTCGGATACGAGCCGGCGGCGCTCCCGGACGAGGGGGTCATCCGCGAATTGGCCGCGGGAGTCGACCCACGCTCGATGATTGCAGCGATCCGGGCCGCGGGAACGGCGGAGTACCAAATTGGGCGCAACGCGCATACCGGGCTGGTGTTTGATTCGCTGGGCATTGCGCTGGGCAATGGGCTGAAGCGAATGGCCGTCGCCTCGAGAGCCTGAGCACGTCTCGCTTTAGCGGGCGTCGGCACGGCGGGTTTCGAATCCTCGTTCGATTTACGATTATGTCCGTTTCGCAAACTCGGTCCGTCCGATGGCCGATACGACTGTAACATGGATGAAGTCAGCCGAAATCGCCTCCGCGGTTGGACACCCGCGCTGTCGTGCTTTCTGATCCTCTGGGTCACCCTGTTGGCCCTTGGTTTTGAGCGATTGCTCCGCGATCCGGGGACGTTCTGGCATACGGTCGTCGGCGAACGGATTCTCGAGCGCCATAGGCTGATCACGACGGATCCGTTCAGCTTTACTTTTGAAGGGCGGCCGTGGATCGCCCAGCAGTGGTTGGGCGAGTGTGTGATGGCGGTAGTCCATCGCGCGGCGGGGCTGGACGGGCTCCTGCTCGTCGGGGCTATGCTGATCGCCGCGACGTTTGCCTGGCTCTACGGTCGCCTGCGCCGCGGGGGGTTTCGTGCGCCCGCGGCTGCGTTGCTTCTGGCCCTGTTCCTGGCGGGCTGCAGCTATCACTTTCATGTGCGACCGCATCTAGTGACCATCGCACTGACAGCGTGGACGCTGGGGCTGCTGGTGGACATCGAGTCGGGGGGGCGCTCCGCGCGATGGTTGTATGCATTGCCGCCAATCATGGTTTTGTGGACGAACGTACACGGCGGGGCTTTGGCGGGCGTTCTCACGACGATCGTCGTGTTGACGGCGTGGGCTATCTTGTCGCTACGAAGTCAGGCCAAGGACAAAGTCGGCGCAACAGGAATCAGACCGGCGGTCTGTGTGGTCATTGCCGCGCTTTGCGGGGCTTCCATACTTGTCAATCCGTACGGCGTCGAGATGGTCCGGGTTTGGACTGCGCTGAGCACATCGAAAGTCCTGCCGACAATCATCAGCGAACACGGTCGCGTTGCTCTCGGGAGTCCGGAGAGTCTGATTCTCGGGGCGCTGGCGGGCATCTATCTGGCGATGCTATTGGGCTGCAACCGCTCGGACGTCCGGGTGACTTGGCTGGTTCCGCTCCTTTGGCTGCCGTTGGCGTTTCTGCGAGTGCGGCATGGCCCGCTTTTTGTCGTGACCGCAGCGGTGGTGATTGCGGAAATGGCGCCGGTTTGCCGTTGGATGCAGCGGCCGACGCTGAGGCGGCGGTTTCTTGGCGAGGCGCTTGCTACGCGTCGCGCATCGTGGCCGTGTGTTGTCGTTTGCGGGCTGCCCATTGTCGCCAGTCTCCTGATCCAAATGGCCGGGTGGCGGATCCCTTTGATCGGGGCGGGCTGGGCGCGGCTCGATGCGGACTACTGGCCGATCGCGGCGACGCGGGCGGCCAAAGTCTATCTACGTGACCGAGGGACTGAAGCGCGGATTTTCAACGATATGCTATTCGCGGGCTACCTTATCTACCAGCGGGTTCCCGCGAAGGTGTACATCGACGATCGGTGCGAGTTGTACGGCGACGAATTCCTCCTGCACTTCGTGGACCTTCTAAGAAACCCTTCCAAGATCGAAGGGGAGGCGCCGGCGCGCAAGATCGACCTGGCCATGGTCAGAACGGGTTCGCGTATGGCCCAATATCTGACCACGAGCGAGGCTTGGACTGTGCTGCATTGTGACGAGACGGCAACTCTTTTTTTGAGGGCGCCGGCCGCGGCCGGCTCTCCCGCCCCGTAAATGTTGCCGAAGACCCTTCATTTCAAATCGGCCTTGAACCAAGGCCCGCCGATTGCTGGTGGAGGAACCTGCGCGGGCAACGCGCAAGACCGGCGGGCCGTTTCTTGTTTCGTCGCCACGAGCGCGTGGAGGCGACCCTAAAGGGCGCCCTGAAAGCGGGTCGATACGACAGACGCCGAAGTTCGCGGACGGTCCCTCGGCCGCGGGTTTCACAAAAATCATCGCCTGGGAAACAGTCCATGCACGCATCCGGGACGCTGGAGTATGAAGTGATGTCGAAACAGGAGTTGATCGGCCGGATCCGCGAAGTAAACCGCTCCGCACGTCCGGAATTTCTCATCGCCTTCACCGAAAGTGAGTTAGCGGATTATTTGCAGCGCCTGAACGGGGCCGAACTCGCGGGCGAAATCCCCGAACAACCCCTCCTTTTCGAATAAGCCCGGCCGATCCATTTGAACGGCGTCTGATGGTCCGCATACCGTGCCGGTTGGCGGACCCTCGCGTTTGCCATTGGGCGATACTCGGTCTACCATTAAGGGTAAGCGAAGGGGGACAGGCCGGTTTGGCGGCATTGTCAATCAATTCAACGTTTCAGGGTGATCGCGGAGTTTGAGGGGCGTCTACCATGCGTCTATCCGGTTGGGGAAGGACTTCGGCCGCGGTGCTGTCCGCGGCGCTCATCGCTTGTGCGGCGGGTTGCCCATTCTTCGCGGAGACACTGGAGCTGGTAGGCCCCGGCGGGAACGTCGTCCTGCGGGTGGAGAACCAATCCGGTCTGCCGGTTGTCGTCACCGCGCGCTATGTCATCAACGATAACGATGTCCGCGAGACGGTTCGCCGACTCGCGGCGGAGGGGCCCGAAGCCAATGCCGAGGCACTGCCGACTCGGACACGGGTGTTAACGGTCGTCGCAGTCGTGAGCCAAGCCGTTTTCTCGCTGGACAGTGCTCTTGTCCAGCCGGGGACGGTCCTGGCTCAGGGGGAGTTTGTCTGGCAGGAGGATTTCGCCGAAGGGGAAACGGTCGTCTTTGTCATCCCGCGACCAGGGCCGCCGGCAGAGCCGCCGGGTCCCGGGCAGCTGGATTGCAACTCGAACGGAATCCTGGACGGCGAGGACATTTCCGAAGGGACCAGCCAGGATTGCAATATTAACGGCGTGCCGGATGAGTGCGATTCTCCGCCGGATGCGGTGGACAACCCCGATCCAATGGACGGCGCCACGGACATCCCGCTGGATGTCGTATTGTCGTGGAACACTGCGGCGCGTCTGCGCGCCACGCTGGAGTCACCCGTTTACACCGTCGTGGAAAACGTCACCCCCCGCGGTGGCGAGCCCAGCGCGTCACTGTCGGAGTTTTATTCCGCCGTCGGGCGGGTGTTTCTGTCCGTTGACGGCGGCGGATCCAATTCGACTTCCCATACCATCGAAGTGCAAAAGCCCAGTGCGCTGGCCACGGTTCGCAAGGCCTTTGTATTGGCCGCGTCGGCGGGCTTTTCCGGTCGGCAGCTTGTGGACGGCGACGTTCGGATCACTCCACCGGACGCGGGCGTGACGTGGAGCGATTCTGTTCCCTCCGCGATCAGTAGTTTCAATCATCTCGCCGATGTGACGACGCTCCTGGCCCCGATCATCGACGGCGCGCCGGCGGGCCGGATGGCGTTCTCGTTTTCGGAGGTCGGCCCCACCTCCATCGATGGCGAAGTGCTGGCGGTGGTGTTCAACGATCCCGCGCAACCGGCCGATCGCACGGTCATCCTTCTCTTCGGCGCGCAAGCTCTCGCAGGCGATGACTTCGGGATCACGCTGGCCGAGCCAATCAACCCGGAGTCGGCAGGGGCCGTGGCGGTCATGAGCCTGGGAATCTCCTTTGGATTTCAGCCGACGAACCAGGTGAGCCTGGTCGACGTTAACTCCCAGCGATTGACCTCATCAGCCGGCGGGCAGGACGACGGCCCGCCCGGCTGCAGCGGGCTTGATGGCGAACTCGTTACGGTCGGCGGGCTGGATGACGATATCGACAATCCCGTCGATCCGATGGGTGGCGCAGCAGACTGCCGCACGGACGACGAGCTTTATTCGCTCCTTCCCTTCATCACCAGCGCAGATACGCAAATCGCTGTCCACACGGGCAACCCTTCCAACGACGACAATATCTTCTTCGGTGCGTTCGGCCTTTCCGGCGCGGCGGTACTCGGAGAGGGCATCGTCCTCGGGCCGACCGGCGCGACGAATCCGGTCGGGACCGAGCACACGGTAACTGCCACCGTGACGAATGAGCAGGGACAGCCCGTGGCCGAGCGAACGGTGACGTTCAGCGTCATTGCCGGGCCGAATCAAGGCGTCAGTGGCACGGTGGACACGAACGGAAGCGGCCAGGCGAGCTTCACGTATTCGGACGCGGGCGGGCCCGGCATCGATCAGATCCAGGCGTCGTTCGTGGACTCACAGGAACAGACTCGCCTGTCCAACATCGTCACGAAAGAGTGGGTGGTGACATGCCCCCTGACCTTCGACGTGTTGTTCGGAACCAGTTCTCCGCCGAACACGCCGATCTGCAGTGACATTGCGGAGACTTTCTGCCAACCGCCGACCCTTGCACCGCAGACGACATACTTCTGGCAGGTCGTTGCGGACGACGGAACTCATGTGGTGCCGGGTCGGGTCTGGTCGTTCACGACGGGGGTCGGGGACTAATAGTCCGTCTCAATTGACAGTTCGGGTGGCAAGGTCTCGCAGCAGCGAGGCCGTGGCGTGCATTTCCCACACGGCCTGCCCGCTTCGCAGTCAGACCATGGCACCCCAGACCCATTTGCGGATCGACGCGTTTTTCACCGATGCCGCGGCCACTTCCGGACGGCGGCGAAACCGCACTTGATGGACATTTTCCCCTTTCTATAATGCGGCCCAGACCTCCAGAGGGCGATTTGTATCGAGGCGAAGTAGACGCTCGAACGGCCGACGCCGGTTCGAGTCCTACGGTCGCGAAGCCGCTCCGACAAAAAGGGATCCGTGCATGTCCGAGGCGACGAGCAACGAACTGAAACGAATTGACTGGTCCGAGTGTTGCGGTTTTACCCGGCTGTTTCGGTCGTTCAAGATGGCCATTCACTGGCCGGCGCTGTGTCTCGCGTTTTTCGGCGTCGTCTTGACTTACGGCTCCGGCCGGCTGCTGGACGCGATGTGGGCGAACTCGTGCAGTCCGGCGGTTTCCACCGACGGAAGCATTTTGGAGGTCGAGGTTTTTGCCGGCGGAGGCCGGCAGGCGGTGAAGGAATGGACCAAGGGGCTCGGGGAACCTGAGAAGATCAACCGGTCCGGCGTCTTCGAGATGTTCCTGAAGCAAATGCGAACTTCGGTCAATCACATCCTGGCGGCGGTCGTTGGCCTCAGCCTCACGGGGGTCATTGCCGGAGTCAGCGCCCTGTTCCTGGCGCCGGCCTGGCTGTTCGCCATGCACTTCGGATATGCCGTCCTTTTCGGGATACTGGTGCTGGCGATCTGGTCGCTCTTCGGCGGGGCGTGTTGCCGCGTGGCGGCGTTGCGCGCGACGCGCGACGAACGGATCGGTATGGGCGAGGCGCTGACATTTGCCAAGGGCCGATTCCTCAACTTCTTCTTCGCCCCGCTCATGCCCTTGATGGTCATCCTGGGGATTGGGCTGTTCCTGTTCCTGGGCGGATTGATCGGGTGGATTCCGTGGGTGGGAGAGGTGATCGTCGGTCTGCTCTTTTTCCTGGTGCTCCTGGCGGGCTTCGCCCTGGCGTTTGTGATCATCGGGGCGGCGGCCGGTGGTTCGCTGACATTCCCCACGGTGGCGGTGGAAGGCTCGGACGCCTTCGACGCCTTCAGCCGCACGTACAGCTACATCTATGCGAAGCCGTGGCGGACCGCCCTGTATATGCTCGTCGCGATCGGCTACGGGGCGATTTGTCTGCTGTTTGTGAAGTTCTTCGTGCGGCTCATGCTCTGGGCCGCGAGTTTGTTCCTGGGCTTTTCGATGAACTGGGGCACGGCCGCGGTGGAAAAAGGTCAGCCGACGGACGTCTCCAAGCTTCATGCGATCTGGCAGGCGCCAACTCTATCGGGCGAGGGTTCTTTCTGGGGGAGCTTCGATGAAGTGAAGTTGGCGAACATCAGCTGGTTCGCGCAGCTCCTGGTTCGAGGTTGGGTTTATCTGCTCTGGGCCCTCGTGGCGGCCTTCGCCATCAGCTTCTTCTACTCCGCGAGTACCGTGATCTACCTGCTCTTGCGGCGCGAGGTGGATCTGACCGATGTCGAGGACGTGTATTTCGAGGATCTGCCCGCCGAAGAAACTGCCGCCGCGCCGCCGACGGCCCCAGAAGGGGGCACATCGTTGCCGGTCATTCCGTAGGCTCATGTGACCTGCGTTCACCATTAGACTCGACTTGGCGGCACCTCGCGTCATAACCGGAAGTCATAGCGTTCAGTTCGTGTCGTCGTTCACGAGCAGATCGGCAAACAGCGGCAAGTCATCGAGGTCGATGACGCCGTCCACGTTCATGTCGTAGGCGCAGCGACCGCGGCCGAAGGTCAGTCCCTGGACGGTCAGGATATACCCGGCGATGTCGTTGCCGTCGGCCGCGCCGTTGCCGTCCCCATCACCGTCGGCGGCGACGAGGGATACGGTGAGACTGGCGCCGGTACTGGTAGCGTCCCCGCAAACGTTTGAGATCACGCAGTCGTAGGTACCTTCGTCCGCGTGTGACACGTCGGCAATGGTCAGCGTCGGTCCATCCGAGGCAATCACCGAACCCGTCGCCGTCGCACCGAGCACCACGGGCGTACCGTCCTTGCGCCACTGATAATTCAATGCGTCGTATCCCTGGGCCGGCTCGACGTAGAAGTTCGCGGTGCCGCCGCAGTCGGTAGACTGCGCTATGGGCTGGCTGACGATCCAGGGCGTGCCGGTTTCCAGGTAACGTCCCCAGGAAGGAGAAACAAGGGCGCCGTTGTTCACCGTGTCGAAGTACCCACCCACTTGCAGTTCCCCGTTGTACAGGTGCAGTGCGATGATGGAGCTTTCAGTCCCGGCGGGCACCGCCGACCAATTCGTTCCATTCCAGCGGGCAATTCGGTTCACGGCGATTCCATCCACGGAGGTGAACGCCCCCGCGGCGTAGAGATTTGGGCCGGACGACTTCAGGACAAAAACGGGCTGATTGAAACCGACGCCGGTGCCGACCGGTACCCACGCGCTACCGGTCCAGCGACCGATTCGATTCAGCGTCGTGCCGCCGGAGGTGGTGAAGGAGCCGCCAGCATAAGTGCTACCGGCGTGGCGTTCGATGGCATAGACGATTCCGCCCGAGAACCCAGAGCCCATGGGGCTCCACGCACTGAAGCTGCCCCCGAAGGCGCTTTGGGTGCAGACGGCGATACGGTTCGCAGTCGCGCCGCCGGCCGTGCTGAAATCGCCGCCGGCGATCAGCACGTATTGCAGAAAAGGTTGAGTTTGAAGGTAGGACTTAAGTGCCCGCACCGTGCCGTTGGTTCCGCCTTGTATTTGGGTCCACGTGTCGGTCGATTCATTCCAGACGGCGACGCGATTGGCCGTTGTCGCTCCGGACTGCGTAAACAGCCCGCCGGCGACGTACGAATTGGTCATTCTTTCAACCGCGAGCACCCAATTATTGAAGCCGCTGCCCATGGCCTCCCAATGCGGGGGAGGAGATCCGATAAACGAGCTTTCCAGCCACCGGGCGATGTAGTTGGCGGAGACGCCCCCGGCCATGGTGAATCGCCCCTCGGCCACCAGCTCGTGATTGTCGGCGGATGGAGAATAGCCTTTGAGCGCATAGGCGCCGCTGTTCAGGCCGGACCCCAACGGTGAAAGCTCCGCGCCATCATACTCAACGACGTTGTTGGCCACTTGTGCAACATTGGTGGATTGGAAAATATCGCCTGCCGCGATGATGCGCGACCCCAGCGTGGCAAACGCGTTGACCGCGCTGACTGTGCCTCCACCGAAGTTGATCCACGCGCTGCCGTTCCAACGGGCCAAATGGTTAGCCGATTTGCCGCCTGCGGTGGTAAACAACCCCCCGGTGATGAGGTCGTAATTCAGTCCGTCGTAGTACGCGGTGAGGGCGGAGACTCCGCCGGGGTTTCCGATTCCGGCGCCGAGGGCGAAAAACGCTGAACCGTTCCACGCAACGATGTTATTTGCCGCTACCCCGCCGGCGTCGGTGAAGCTGCCGCCCATGATCACGTCGTCGCCGTAGAGCGTGAAGGCGCCGACGCTGCCGGACACGTACGGGAAATCACTCCAGGCCGAGCCGTCCCAGAAGGCCATCCGGTTGGCGCCGGCGACGTAGAGATGGTTGTGGTTGACGCCGAGTGCATCGACGGTGAAATCCACATACTCGGTGAATGCGCCCCACGCGGCGGAGTAGGGGCCGCCCCAGGGATACGACCAGGTGATGCCGTTCCAGCGGGCGATCGGGGCGAGGTGGCCCGCCTGGTTGCTCCACATGTTGCCGCCGGCGACCAGCTCGCCCAAGTACACGGCAAGTGTCTTGACGTGGACGTTCGGCTGGCCGGGGCTGGAGAGTCCGGCGCCCAATTGCTGCCACGTTGAACCGTTCCGGCGGGCGACTTGGCGCGCGGCGACGCCCCCGATGCTGGTAAAGCCGCCGGCGGCGATGAGGTCACCATCGTAGACGGTGATGGCGTGGATGCCGGCGTCGGCGAACGCGAGGGTCTGCCATGCCTGCGAGGCAGGAACCCAGCGCTTAACCACATTCGAGACACCCACTCCGCCGAACGTGTAGCCCGCAGCGACGAGGTCGCCGTTGTAGACGGTGAGCGACGTGACCCCACCATCCCCAAAACCGTTGCCCAAGGCGTTCCATTGGCCGCTGGAGCCGTCGCGGATGGCGATCCCGTTGGCTGGAACCCCCTGGATGCTGGTGAAATAGCCAGCGGCAACCAACGCCGGCGTGCCGACCCCATCCGACGGCAAGGTCAAAAGGGCCGTGACACCATCATCCGTACCATTGGGGGCGATCCCGTCATCGAGCGGGCCGGCTCGCCAGTCGGCACACTGCGCCCGGGCCGGCGTGGTCCCTGTCAGACATACGAATAATGCGAGGAGCACAATGGGGCGGAAATGATGGGCGAGCGTCATCGTGGAACTCCAATTGACTACGGCGGGCGGCAGCCCGTCTTATGCCCTTGGGACGATGTTTCGCCGGGGACCTTCACGCGGATTCTTGAGAAGGGATTAAGGGATTGAGGGGCCGAGGGGTTAACTCAGCCTAACGCCCGACGTGGACTGAGCGCCGCCGCCAACCGCGCCCCCAGAGGGCGGGACGTCGCTGCCGGTTATTCCGTAGGCTTCCGCTGCGCGGGACAAAAGTGTGTAAGAGGTGAAAGGCCCCTATCTTTTCTGGGGCGCCACCAGGGGCCCGCTGCCCCTGGACCCCGCCGAATGCGCGAAGCATCCACGTAGAATTCCTATGGAGAAAGGGTAGCTTTTTGCCAGAGAGGGCTGCCGCCCTCTCCGGCACCTCTCCCGCCCAGAGCTAACAACCTCTCGACATACAGCTCTACTGCCGGGCGTGGGACTCGGTGTCCGAACAAGGGATGTAATCGGCCATGAGAGTCTCCTTTTTAATCCTGTTGTGTTCTTGAGTACAGCTCGCGCGCCGTAGAACGCGAGCCGCCAGCCTTCCACTCCTCGTCCCACTGCATGACCTCCACCGCGAGCGCATAATCGACGGGATTTGGCGAGGACCAATTGGGATCGCGGACACGGTAGGGTTCGAACCGAACGCCGCCTGAG
Encoded proteins:
- the holB gene encoding DNA polymerase III subunit delta', with the translated sequence MPLSDVLHQESAQKRLQRALASGRVPHAYLFSGPPGVGKEMLASRFAARLLCASPVEIASLDGGAESWTDACGACTDCTLLAAGNHPDFHRIYRRLNRFHPDTKVQKRKALDLSVDVVRHFVINEIAKRPSRGRAKVFVVVEAERMSAQAQNALLKTLEEPPGPGYLILLAASPDALLPTTRSRCQHISFRGLPLDFVVAQVLERHGASPEAARFLAELCQGSLGPAGRYVEAKVFERVPPVLEAIGSAARDPLGCGKALAELAKGLSEDLEERTVVETVEEDVEEEDEEEVMVDADANVARQARLLVIAMTATILRDIQRVAVGYEPAALPDEGVIRELAAGVDPRSMIAAIRAAGTAEYQIGRNAHTGLVFDSLGIALGNGLKRMAVASRA
- the tmk gene encoding dTMP kinase, with protein sequence MADKALVRLRGKYIVFDGIDGAGKGAQLARLTQQLADAGIETILARDPGGTPIGDRIRHVLLDFDLSAMDVRCEAFLFMASRAQLVTQVIGPALSAGKTCLGDRFVSATCAYQGAAGFDPRRVVELAKFAIGDQWPHLTIVLDVPLAAGLERTKRPVNNKKSEATGDRHPTLFHDVHPDAMESRPMDFHQRVRELFLELPKYYPAPVAIVDGVGSVDEVQARVMEAIAHAAL
- a CDS encoding immunoglobulin domain-containing protein, whose amino-acid sequence is MTLAHHFRPIVLLALFVCLTGTTPARAQCADWRAGPLDDGIAPNGTDDGVTALLTLPSDGVGTPALVAAGYFTSIQGVPANGIAIRDGSSGQWNALGNGFGDGGVTSLTVYNGDLVAAGYTFGGVGVSNVVKRWVPASQAWQTLAFADAGIHAITVYDGDLIAAGGFTSIGGVAARQVARRNGSTWQQLGAGLSSPGQPNVHVKTLAVYLGELVAGGNMWSNQAGHLAPIARWNGITWSYPWGGPYSAAWGAFTEYVDFTVDALGVNHNHLYVAGANRMAFWDGSAWSDFPYVSGSVGAFTLYGDDVIMGGSFTDAGGVAANNIVAWNGSAFFALGAGIGNPGGVSALTAYYDGLNYDLITGGLFTTAGGKSANHLARWNGSAWINFGGGTVSAVNAFATLGSRIIAAGDIFQSTNVAQVANNVVEYDGAELSPLGSGLNSGAYALKGYSPSADNHELVAEGRFTMAGGVSANYIARWLESSFIGSPPPHWEAMGSGFNNWVLAVERMTNSYVAGGLFTQSGATTANRVAVWNESTDTWTQIQGGTNGTVRALKSYLQTQPFLQYVLIAGGDFSTAGGATANRIAVCTQSAFGGSFSAWSPMGSGFSGGIVYAIERHAGSTYAGGSFTTSGGTTLNRIGRWTGSAWVPVGTGVGFNQPVFVLKSSGPNLYAAGAFTSVDGIAVNRIARWNGTNWSAVPAGTESSIIALHLYNGELQVGGYFDTVNNGALVSPSWGRYLETGTPWIVSQPIAQSTDCGGTANFYVEPAQGYDALNYQWRKDGTPVVLGATATGSVIASDGPTLTIADVSHADEGTYDCVISNVCGDATSTGASLTVSLVAADGDGDGNGAADGNDIAGYILTVQGLTFGRGRCAYDMNVDGVIDLDDLPLFADLLVNDDTN
- a CDS encoding Ig-like domain-containing protein, which gives rise to MRLSGWGRTSAAVLSAALIACAAGCPFFAETLELVGPGGNVVLRVENQSGLPVVVTARYVINDNDVRETVRRLAAEGPEANAEALPTRTRVLTVVAVVSQAVFSLDSALVQPGTVLAQGEFVWQEDFAEGETVVFVIPRPGPPAEPPGPGQLDCNSNGILDGEDISEGTSQDCNINGVPDECDSPPDAVDNPDPMDGATDIPLDVVLSWNTAARLRATLESPVYTVVENVTPRGGEPSASLSEFYSAVGRVFLSVDGGGSNSTSHTIEVQKPSALATVRKAFVLAASAGFSGRQLVDGDVRITPPDAGVTWSDSVPSAISSFNHLADVTTLLAPIIDGAPAGRMAFSFSEVGPTSIDGEVLAVVFNDPAQPADRTVILLFGAQALAGDDFGITLAEPINPESAGAVAVMSLGISFGFQPTNQVSLVDVNSQRLTSSAGGQDDGPPGCSGLDGELVTVGGLDDDIDNPVDPMGGAADCRTDDELYSLLPFITSADTQIAVHTGNPSNDDNIFFGAFGLSGAAVLGEGIVLGPTGATNPVGTEHTVTATVTNEQGQPVAERTVTFSVIAGPNQGVSGTVDTNGSGQASFTYSDAGGPGIDQIQASFVDSQEQTRLSNIVTKEWVVTCPLTFDVLFGTSSPPNTPICSDIAETFCQPPTLAPQTTYFWQVVADDGTHVVPGRVWSFTTGVGD
- a CDS encoding universal stress protein, whose product is MIQLRRILFPTDFSELSLHALTYARSFAEAYKAELHVLHVVDEAYQYWMATAPNAMPIGPSPADIARDAKAELDKFVKKNLSGVTTPLSSTMIVGRPFLEIIRYARDKEIDLIVLGTHGRGGLSHVLLGSVAEKIVRKSPCPVLTIRHPEHEFVMP
- the lipA gene encoding lipoyl synthase, which encodes MQLTVVQPSSAPRERRLPSWLKRPLPTGDVLLQTRRIVADSGVATVCEEARCPNLSECWSHRHATFMILGDKCTRRCHFCAVATARPDPPSATEPKRLADAVAKLDLRHVVITAVARDDLADEGAGHFAECVREIRGAVPDCAIEVLPADFHARDELLATLCEAGPDIYNHNQETVERLSPSIRPQAKYRRTLDVLRKVKSMRPEIFTKSGLMVGLGETRVELSRTMRDLREADVDILTVGQYLRPSEDHAPVARFYPPEEFDEIAEEARALGFRSVASGPFVRSSYNAADVYQAIGLRRGGEHGG